AAAATATTTGGGTGAATGTTCCATATAAAATCAGAGAGTATGGGAGCCATTTCATCATAGAAACAGGTTATGAACAAACGGAAAACTTGGAAGAGTGAAAACAAAAGAAAACTAATGAAACTGATATTTTATATCAGTTCGTATCTTTCTTTAGTATTTCCGTCTATACTCATCGCACTACCTACTTATCAAGAGGTAAAATCCAATTATTTGCCATCTGACATTAGTTTGTATGATCGACGACAAGAACTCATCCAAAGGCTTCGTGTAAGAAAAGAATATCGTTCTGAAGGTTGGGTGGAATACCAAGAGTTTCCTAAATTTTTAATCGATTCTGTAATTCATGCCGAGGACAAACGTTTTTATGAACATAAAGGTGTTGATAGTAATGCAATTCTATCATCCTTATTTTTTAGTTTAAAAGGTACTTCACTTCGAGGTGCCTCAACAATTTCCATGCAACTTGTAACTCTTTTGGATCCAAATTTACAACCTGGAAAAAACCAAAGGAAATCTATTTTCCAAAAGATAAAACAAATCCACCAAGCCACAGAATTAGAATCATTTTGGACTAAAGAAGAAATTCTAACAGCATATCTGAATTTAATTTTTTTTCGTGGAGAACTAAAAGGTATCGCTTCGGCTACTCAAGGTTTATTTCGCAAATCTGTTTCTTCCATAACACCAAACGAATCGTATTTACTCGCAGCCCTAATTCGATCTCCACAAAGTTCCATTGAAAAGATATCAAAACGAGTTTGTGCATTAAAAAAGGAAAGGGATGGAGTCTTTCAAAACTGTGAAGAAATTTCTCGTTTTGTACGCGAAAGTTTATTTCGGAATACAAATTATTTGCAACAACCATCTTATGTTCCTCTGTTTGCAAAATCAGTGATCGAACTCGGTGGTTATAATTTAAATGAATTTCTTAAAATCGATACAACTCTTTCGTATTCTTACCAAAAAAAGGTTGAGGAGATTTTAAGAAGGAATATCAAAACACTAGAAAATCGAAATGTAAAAGATGGGGCAGTTGTAGTTATTGAAAACAAAACTGGGAAGGTTTTGGTATATGTAGCCAACATTGGAAAGGAAAGTTCAGTTTCTCAATTAGACTTAATTCGCACCAAACGACAAGTTGGTTCCACTTTAAAACCATTTGTATATGCTTTAAATTTCCAACAAAAAAAACTAACGCCAAATTCCATTCTTTCGGATTCTCCCATTGGAATACCTGTTTATCAAGGGATTTATCGCCCTTTAAATTATGATAAATCTTATAAAGGGAATGTGACAGTGAGGCAAAGTTTGGCCTCATCTTTGAATATCCCTGCCATTCGGGCTTTGTCCTTTTTGGATGTTAATGAATTTGTCTCTTTATTAGAAAACCTTGGTATCAAGGGATTACAATACCCTGAATTTTATGGTCCATCCTTAGCTCTTGGAGCCGCTGACATTAGTTTATTAGAACTTACCAATGCTTACCGGATGTTTGCCAATGGAGGTTTGTATTCACAAATCCAATGGCGGGAAAATGAAGGTAGTTTTGAACAAAAGAGGATTTTTTCAACCCAAGTGAGTTTTATGATATCCGATATTTTATCTGACCGTGAGGCAAGGTCTCTTGGTTTTGGTTGGGATAATTTTCTTTCTACTTCCTATTTTACAGCCGTCAAAACAGGAACAAGCCAAGATATGAGAGACAATTGGTGTATTGGATACTCTGAACACTACACAGTCGGGGTATGGGTTGGCAATCCAACAGGAAGTCCTATGTTAGATGTATCTGGGATCACTGGTGCAGCACCTGTTTGGCGAGAAACTATGGACGTATTACATGAATCACTAAATTCTAAATTGATTTCCTATGAAGATCCAACGACTAATGAATTTGAATTAAATGAAAAAATGGATTCGTCTAATGGAAACGGTTTAGAAAAAACAAAATCATTTCGAATTTTGACACCTGTGAGTGGGAGTATATTTGCATTGGATCCTGATATTCCGAATGGCAGACAAAAAATCCTCTTTACAATCAGTTCCTACGATGTTTCGTATTCTTATTATTTAAACGATGTATTTTTAGCCCATACAAAAGAACCATTTCTCTGGGAACCAAAAAAAGGAGAGTATCGATTAGAAATCAAAGACAAAGATCAAAAGATTGTATCCTTATCTTTATTTGAAGTTCGATAATAGAAATGTCAAAACCAACCAAGTACAAACACAAATTCATTCAACAAGTCGTCTGGGGAGAGATGGATGCGTTTGGCCATGTCAATAATGT
The sequence above is a segment of the Leptospira sp. WS39.C2 genome. Coding sequences within it:
- the pbpC gene encoding penicillin-binding protein 1C produces the protein MKLIFYISSYLSLVFPSILIALPTYQEVKSNYLPSDISLYDRRQELIQRLRVRKEYRSEGWVEYQEFPKFLIDSVIHAEDKRFYEHKGVDSNAILSSLFFSLKGTSLRGASTISMQLVTLLDPNLQPGKNQRKSIFQKIKQIHQATELESFWTKEEILTAYLNLIFFRGELKGIASATQGLFRKSVSSITPNESYLLAALIRSPQSSIEKISKRVCALKKERDGVFQNCEEISRFVRESLFRNTNYLQQPSYVPLFAKSVIELGGYNLNEFLKIDTTLSYSYQKKVEEILRRNIKTLENRNVKDGAVVVIENKTGKVLVYVANIGKESSVSQLDLIRTKRQVGSTLKPFVYALNFQQKKLTPNSILSDSPIGIPVYQGIYRPLNYDKSYKGNVTVRQSLASSLNIPAIRALSFLDVNEFVSLLENLGIKGLQYPEFYGPSLALGAADISLLELTNAYRMFANGGLYSQIQWRENEGSFEQKRIFSTQVSFMISDILSDREARSLGFGWDNFLSTSYFTAVKTGTSQDMRDNWCIGYSEHYTVGVWVGNPTGSPMLDVSGITGAAPVWRETMDVLHESLNSKLISYEDPTTNEFELNEKMDSSNGNGLEKTKSFRILTPVSGSIFALDPDIPNGRQKILFTISSYDVSYSYYLNDVFLAHTKEPFLWEPKKGEYRLEIKDKDQKIVSLSLFEVR